From Cucumis melo cultivar AY chromosome 1, USDA_Cmelo_AY_1.0, whole genome shotgun sequence, a single genomic window includes:
- the LOC103495226 gene encoding uncharacterized protein LOC103495226 isoform X2 yields MLRMIVLVFAMVCGVFICSVCLKQISTRSKVGFMKVQVIDMPCSKPTIDPSDVPFVHFPKPTTYSRAECACHPVRYFAILSMQRSGSGWFETLLNNHTNISSNGEIFSVKVRRSNISTIVETLDKVYNLDWFTSASKNECTAAVGLKWMLNQGLMQHHVEIVEYFKRRGVSAIFLFRRNLLRRMISVLANSYDRDAKLLNGTHKSHVHSNHEANILAKYKPLINATLLMPNLRQVEDTTTKALEYFKSTRHIVLYYEDVVKNRTKLRDVQDFLKVPRRKLKSRQVKIHRGPLSNQIENWEDVQKALRGSRYENFLNADYRK; encoded by the exons ATGCTAAGGATGATTGTCTTGGTCTTTGCGATGGTCTGTGGTGTATTTATATGCTCAGTTTGTCTGAAACAAATTAGCACCAGATCGAAGGTCGGTTTTATGAAAGTCCAAGTTATTGACATGCCCTGTTCAAAGCCTACAATTGATCCTTCAGATGTTCCTTTTGTTCATTTTCCTAAACCTACAACATATAGCAG GGCTGAATGTGCTTGCCACCCGGTTCGATACTTTGCCATTTTGTCTATGCAGAGATCAGGCAGTGGTTGGTTTGAGACGTTATTAAATAATCATACTAATATAAGTTCCAATGGAGAGATATTCTCAGTTAAAGTTAGGAGAAGTAATATTTCAACCATTGTTGAAACTTTGGATAAAGTTTACAATCTGGACTGGTTTACTAGTGCTTCAAAAAATGAGTGCACAGCAGCTGTTGGCCTTAAGTGGATGCTTAATCAG GGGTTGATGCAACACCATGTAGAAATAGTAGAGTACTTCAAACGTCGTGGGGTTTCTGCTATTTTTCTATTCCGCAGAAACCTTCTACGCAGAATGATCTCAGTACTAGCGAATTCTTATGATCGAGACGCCAAGCTATTGAATGGAACCCACAAGTCTCACGTGCATTCAAATCACGAG GCAAATATACTCGCAAAGTACAAACCTTTAATTAATGCCACTCTGTTGATGCCCAATTTGAGGCAAGTAGAAGATACAACAACTAAAGCATTGGAGTACTTCAAGAGCACCCGACACATTGTTTTGTATTACGAAGATGTAGTTAAAAACCGCACT AAATTAAGAGATGTTCAAGACTTTCTAAAGGTTCCACGAAGGAAGTTGAAGAGTCGTCAGGTGAAGATACACCGTGGTCCATTGTCGAATCAAATCGAGAACTGGGAAGATGTTCAGAAGGCACTTCGGGGAAGCCGATACGAGAACTTTTTAAATGCAGACTACCGGAAGTAA
- the LOC103495226 gene encoding uncharacterized protein LOC103495226 isoform X1 has product MADDPSSLTKETFISKVPKKSPLMLRMIVLVFAMVCGVFICSVCLKQISTRSKVGFMKVQVIDMPCSKPTIDPSDVPFVHFPKPTTYSRAECACHPVRYFAILSMQRSGSGWFETLLNNHTNISSNGEIFSVKVRRSNISTIVETLDKVYNLDWFTSASKNECTAAVGLKWMLNQGLMQHHVEIVEYFKRRGVSAIFLFRRNLLRRMISVLANSYDRDAKLLNGTHKSHVHSNHEANILAKYKPLINATLLMPNLRQVEDTTTKALEYFKSTRHIVLYYEDVVKNRTKLRDVQDFLKVPRRKLKSRQVKIHRGPLSNQIENWEDVQKALRGSRYENFLNADYRK; this is encoded by the exons ATGGCGGACGATCCTTCTTCATTGACCaag GAAACTTTTATTTCAAAGGTCCCCAAGAAATCCCCATTGATGCTAAGGATGATTGTCTTGGTCTTTGCGATGGTCTGTGGTGTATTTATATGCTCAGTTTGTCTGAAACAAATTAGCACCAGATCGAAGGTCGGTTTTATGAAAGTCCAAGTTATTGACATGCCCTGTTCAAAGCCTACAATTGATCCTTCAGATGTTCCTTTTGTTCATTTTCCTAAACCTACAACATATAGCAG GGCTGAATGTGCTTGCCACCCGGTTCGATACTTTGCCATTTTGTCTATGCAGAGATCAGGCAGTGGTTGGTTTGAGACGTTATTAAATAATCATACTAATATAAGTTCCAATGGAGAGATATTCTCAGTTAAAGTTAGGAGAAGTAATATTTCAACCATTGTTGAAACTTTGGATAAAGTTTACAATCTGGACTGGTTTACTAGTGCTTCAAAAAATGAGTGCACAGCAGCTGTTGGCCTTAAGTGGATGCTTAATCAG GGGTTGATGCAACACCATGTAGAAATAGTAGAGTACTTCAAACGTCGTGGGGTTTCTGCTATTTTTCTATTCCGCAGAAACCTTCTACGCAGAATGATCTCAGTACTAGCGAATTCTTATGATCGAGACGCCAAGCTATTGAATGGAACCCACAAGTCTCACGTGCATTCAAATCACGAG GCAAATATACTCGCAAAGTACAAACCTTTAATTAATGCCACTCTGTTGATGCCCAATTTGAGGCAAGTAGAAGATACAACAACTAAAGCATTGGAGTACTTCAAGAGCACCCGACACATTGTTTTGTATTACGAAGATGTAGTTAAAAACCGCACT AAATTAAGAGATGTTCAAGACTTTCTAAAGGTTCCACGAAGGAAGTTGAAGAGTCGTCAGGTGAAGATACACCGTGGTCCATTGTCGAATCAAATCGAGAACTGGGAAGATGTTCAGAAGGCACTTCGGGGAAGCCGATACGAGAACTTTTTAAATGCAGACTACCGGAAGTAA